Proteins found in one Halogeometricum rufum genomic segment:
- a CDS encoding P-loop NTPase has translation MTDDSTSADDSTSADDSTSADDSTRADSTTPDGIEAATEDRRPPETPETGGGDDSLEDRVEAALRTVRDPDADVTVFEAGLVESIAVEDDAVTVGAAVAEFDDANAKGVMRAMMRAVRDVPGVESVHVEPVAPSADDRTTGVHGFDTVVAVASAKGGVGKSTVATGLACGLAADRSTGLFDADIHGPNVPTLLDVDGPVRSADDGSPLPVVASGDDVDLDVMSVGLMESGAPLAWRGAMAHDALTELYEDTAWNADDTLVVDLPPGTGDVVLTTLQEVPVDGVVVVTTPFPASLEDTARSVELFRDNDVPVLGVVVNMGTFACPSCGDSHDLFPDGSPTETLSAPLLADIPFTPALQETPVPGAPHESMRELADAVGTAAATAWDVDAPDDALDIRGDPPERRRERVADHLATLRSGATFSLVSDRDPSPIREYLAALLDCEPDAFEDLSVERRTPDDWVLSVTIPSDPPRE, from the coding sequence ATGACCGACGACAGCACGAGCGCCGACGACAGCACGAGCGCCGACGACAGCACGAGCGCCGACGACAGCACGAGAGCCGACAGCACGACACCCGACGGCATCGAGGCGGCGACCGAAGACCGCCGGCCGCCCGAGACGCCGGAGACGGGCGGCGGAGACGACTCGCTCGAAGACCGCGTCGAAGCCGCCCTGCGGACCGTCAGAGACCCCGACGCGGACGTGACCGTGTTCGAGGCCGGACTGGTCGAGTCCATCGCAGTCGAGGACGACGCCGTGACCGTCGGCGCGGCGGTGGCCGAGTTCGACGACGCGAACGCGAAGGGCGTGATGCGCGCCATGATGCGGGCCGTCCGCGACGTGCCGGGCGTCGAGAGCGTCCACGTCGAACCCGTCGCCCCGTCCGCTGACGACCGGACGACAGGCGTCCACGGCTTCGACACCGTCGTCGCCGTCGCGAGTGCGAAGGGGGGCGTCGGCAAGTCGACCGTCGCGACCGGACTCGCCTGCGGACTGGCGGCCGACCGGTCGACGGGCCTGTTCGACGCCGACATCCACGGCCCGAACGTCCCGACGCTGTTGGACGTGGACGGCCCCGTCCGCTCCGCCGACGACGGCAGTCCCCTCCCGGTCGTCGCGTCGGGCGACGACGTCGACCTGGACGTGATGAGCGTCGGCCTGATGGAGTCCGGCGCGCCCCTCGCGTGGCGCGGGGCGATGGCGCACGACGCGCTGACGGAACTGTACGAGGACACCGCGTGGAACGCAGACGACACGCTGGTGGTCGACCTCCCGCCGGGCACCGGCGACGTGGTGCTGACGACGTTGCAGGAGGTGCCGGTGGACGGCGTCGTCGTCGTCACCACGCCGTTCCCGGCGAGTCTGGAGGACACCGCCCGCAGCGTCGAACTGTTCCGCGACAACGACGTCCCCGTCCTCGGCGTGGTCGTCAACATGGGGACGTTCGCCTGCCCCTCCTGCGGCGACAGCCACGACCTGTTCCCCGACGGGTCGCCGACGGAGACGCTGTCGGCGCCGCTTCTGGCCGACATCCCGTTCACGCCCGCTCTGCAGGAGACGCCGGTTCCGGGCGCACCGCACGAGTCCATGCGCGAACTCGCCGACGCAGTCGGGACGGCGGCGGCGACGGCGTGGGACGTCGACGCGCCGGACGACGCGCTGGACATCCGGGGCGACCCGCCGGAGCGACGGCGAGAACGCGTCGCCGACCACCTCGCGACGCTCCGGTCCGGTGCGACGTTCTCCCTCGTCAGCGACCGGGACCCCTCGCCCATCAGGGAGTACCTCGCGGCCCTCCTCGACTGCGAACCGGACGCGTTCGAGGACCTCTCGGTCGAACGCCGGACGCCGGACGACTGGGTGCTTTCCGTCACCATCCCGTCGGACCCCCCGCGGGAGTGA
- a CDS encoding HEAT repeat domain-containing protein, which translates to MRDEEEATDGPPDPQLHPENSPGFDADPEGLADIEVDRDVTIGEASLAELAASDTEPVEDEAVADLLSTLADDDAVARRRAALALSERDRTDAVVRGLCRAAATDADADVRQFAVESLAKLGGAAAEETARVAADDENPWVRAEAVVALDRLDRCAHADRIADALGDDHHAVRRNAAISTFKRRGEDALSDLLELTDDPSERVREWAAHLLGGIDADRAHAELERLAAEDESSIVRETAVRARDVDAGSFRRQFSGALDESDRTLPGEDDLNRTPDL; encoded by the coding sequence GTGAGAGACGAGGAGGAGGCGACCGACGGCCCGCCGGACCCGCAACTCCACCCCGAGAACAGCCCCGGGTTCGACGCGGACCCCGAGGGGCTGGCGGACATCGAGGTGGACCGCGACGTGACCATCGGCGAGGCGTCGCTGGCCGAACTCGCCGCGAGCGACACGGAACCGGTCGAGGACGAGGCGGTGGCCGACCTGCTGTCGACGCTCGCGGACGACGACGCCGTCGCGCGTCGTCGCGCCGCGTTGGCGCTCTCGGAACGCGACCGGACGGACGCCGTCGTCCGCGGCCTCTGTCGCGCGGCGGCCACCGACGCCGACGCCGACGTGCGGCAGTTCGCGGTCGAATCGCTCGCCAAACTCGGCGGGGCGGCGGCCGAGGAGACGGCCCGGGTAGCCGCGGACGACGAGAACCCGTGGGTCCGCGCGGAGGCCGTCGTCGCACTCGACCGACTGGACCGGTGCGCGCACGCCGACCGAATCGCCGACGCACTCGGAGACGACCACCACGCGGTCCGCCGGAACGCGGCCATCTCGACGTTCAAACGCCGCGGCGAAGACGCGCTCTCGGACCTGCTGGAACTGACCGACGACCCCAGCGAACGGGTCCGCGAGTGGGCCGCCCACCTGCTCGGTGGAATCGACGCCGACCGGGCACACGCCGAACTCGAACGACTCGCCGCCGAAGACGAGAGCAGCATCGTCCGCGAGACTGCGGTCCGCGCTCGCGACGTGGACGCCGGGAGCTTCCGCCGACAGTTCAGCGGCGCGCTGGACGAGAGCGACCGGACGCTCCCGGGCGAAGACGACCTGAACCGAACGCCCGACCTCTAA
- a CDS encoding molecular chaperone TorD family protein has protein sequence MTEPTDTAGSAEVDDAAPANDTADAVGANDANGVAADAADAVDPERLDGEAAARSGVYALLATLFDEPDEALYARLDAGEVHRTCRELVAASGLAVDPPDLTVADDHETLCARFNDLFTVGYAEYTDRTDGSLDSEGPPVSLYGSSYRPDASWNDVNLDLARAYEYFGLGIDQSARDNHDYLPYQLEFAGYLSRREADGSSGAGRARLDFHDRHLRVVADGVVDRVAEESGTGLYGELAAFLARFVAADQTALAERFEGGDGG, from the coding sequence ATGACCGAACCCACCGACACGGCCGGAAGCGCCGAAGTCGACGACGCGGCCCCCGCGAACGACACAGCCGACGCGGTTGGCGCGAACGACGCGAACGGGGTCGCCGCAGACGCCGCGGACGCGGTGGACCCGGAGCGTCTCGACGGCGAGGCGGCCGCCCGGAGCGGCGTCTACGCCCTCCTGGCGACGCTGTTCGACGAACCCGACGAGGCGCTGTACGCGCGACTCGACGCCGGCGAGGTCCACCGGACCTGCCGCGAACTGGTCGCGGCGAGCGGACTGGCCGTCGACCCGCCGGACCTCACCGTCGCGGACGACCACGAGACGCTGTGCGCGCGCTTCAACGACCTGTTCACCGTCGGCTACGCGGAGTACACGGACCGGACCGACGGCTCCCTCGACAGCGAGGGGCCGCCCGTGTCGCTGTACGGGTCGTCGTACCGCCCGGACGCCTCGTGGAACGACGTGAACCTCGACCTGGCGCGGGCGTACGAGTACTTCGGGCTGGGAATCGACCAATCCGCCCGCGACAACCACGACTACCTGCCTTACCAACTGGAGTTCGCGGGTTACCTCTCGCGGCGCGAGGCCGACGGGTCGTCCGGCGCGGGGCGCGCCCGTCTCGACTTCCACGACAGGCACCTCCGCGTCGTCGCCGACGGCGTCGTCGACCGGGTGGCCGAGGAGTCCGGAACCGGCCTGTACGGCGAACTCGCGGCGTTCCTCGCCCGGTTCGTGGCCGCCGACCAGACGGCGCTCGCCGAGCGGTTCGAGGGAGGTGACGGCGGATGA
- a CDS encoding ethylbenzene dehydrogenase-related protein, with amino-acid sequence MTSEPSDGPPDSPDRRVAAWAVAAACLVVATALLGPATVSARPANQIPVEEVSAAENPQRPTGEAWDTVPPVEVPLTSAPSGLPNASDTSVESLRVQSARTESRFYLRLSWADGTADRNASTPREFQDAAAVQLPVNTTARPPISMGSTRNLVNVWYWHAGGKTQELLAGGPGTTTRFESSSVNTTATYDDGRWTMVVSRGVATDATNRTTLAVDHDVDVAFAVWNGSNMERSGTKAVSEWYHFPLGPGPQGPPYESILWTIAGLAIAGTALVTIQAVRGS; translated from the coding sequence ATGACGAGTGAGCCGAGCGACGGGCCGCCGGACTCACCGGACCGACGCGTCGCGGCGTGGGCAGTCGCCGCCGCCTGTCTGGTCGTGGCGACGGCGCTCCTCGGCCCGGCGACGGTGTCGGCGCGCCCCGCGAACCAGATTCCGGTCGAGGAGGTGTCGGCCGCCGAGAACCCGCAGCGACCGACGGGCGAGGCGTGGGACACGGTGCCGCCGGTCGAAGTGCCGCTGACGAGTGCGCCCAGCGGCCTTCCCAACGCCAGCGACACGTCCGTCGAGTCGCTCCGCGTCCAGTCGGCGCGGACCGAGAGCCGGTTCTACCTCCGGCTGTCGTGGGCCGACGGCACCGCCGACCGGAACGCCTCCACCCCGCGCGAGTTCCAGGACGCCGCGGCGGTGCAACTTCCCGTGAACACAACGGCCAGACCGCCCATCTCCATGGGCAGCACGCGCAACCTCGTGAACGTCTGGTACTGGCACGCCGGCGGGAAGACGCAGGAACTCCTCGCCGGGGGGCCGGGGACGACCACGCGGTTCGAGTCGTCGTCGGTGAACACCACGGCGACGTACGACGACGGCCGGTGGACGATGGTCGTCTCGCGCGGCGTCGCCACCGACGCGACCAACCGGACGACGCTCGCCGTCGACCACGACGTGGACGTGGCGTTCGCCGTCTGGAACGGGTCGAACATGGAGCGCTCGGGCACGAAGGCGGTCAGCGAGTGGTACCACTTCCCGCTCGGCCCCGGTCCGCAGGGGCCGCCCTACGAGTCCATCCTCTGGACCATCGCGGGCCTCGCCATCGCCGGCACCGCACTCGTGACGATACAGGCGGTCCGGGGGTCCTGA
- the narH gene encoding nitrate reductase subunit beta has protein sequence MSTDDGPPAQTDGETVPLADGVDHQVAMVMDLNKCIGCQTCTVACKSLWTEGGGRDYMYWNNVETKPGEGYPRDWENSGGGWQSDEHSERRPGQIPSQEDYGDAWEFNHEEVMYDGSDSPLRPQSDPEWGPNWDEDQGAGEYPNSYYFYLPRICNHCTHPSCVEACPRKAIYKREEDGIVLIDQERCRGYRYCVEGCPYKKVYYNATKKTSEKCIFCYPRIEGEGPEGETFAPACAEDCPPQLRLVGFLDDEQGPIHKLVEEYEVALPLHPEYRTQPNVYYIPPFAPPQHSEDGETVDVDRIPRTYLEELFGEGVHDALDTIEREREKVDRGGESELLDMLTDTNPARKYRLEVFDDE, from the coding sequence ATGAGCACCGACGACGGACCGCCTGCGCAGACCGACGGCGAGACGGTTCCCCTCGCCGACGGCGTGGACCACCAGGTGGCGATGGTGATGGACCTGAACAAGTGTATCGGCTGCCAGACGTGTACGGTCGCGTGCAAGTCGCTGTGGACGGAGGGCGGCGGCCGCGACTACATGTACTGGAACAACGTCGAGACGAAACCCGGCGAGGGCTACCCGCGCGACTGGGAGAACTCCGGCGGCGGATGGCAGTCGGACGAACACAGCGAACGCCGACCCGGACAGATACCGTCGCAGGAGGACTACGGCGACGCGTGGGAGTTCAACCACGAGGAGGTGATGTACGACGGCAGCGACAGCCCACTCCGACCGCAGAGCGACCCCGAGTGGGGGCCGAACTGGGACGAGGACCAGGGGGCGGGCGAGTACCCCAACTCCTACTACTTCTACCTCCCGCGAATCTGCAACCACTGCACGCACCCCTCCTGCGTCGAGGCGTGCCCGCGGAAGGCCATCTACAAGCGCGAGGAGGACGGTATCGTCCTCATCGACCAGGAGCGCTGTCGCGGCTACCGCTACTGCGTCGAGGGCTGTCCGTACAAGAAGGTGTACTACAACGCGACGAAGAAGACGTCCGAGAAGTGCATCTTCTGTTACCCGCGCATCGAGGGCGAGGGCCCCGAGGGCGAGACGTTCGCGCCCGCCTGCGCGGAGGACTGTCCGCCGCAGTTGCGACTCGTCGGGTTCCTCGACGACGAGCAGGGACCCATCCACAAACTCGTCGAGGAGTACGAAGTCGCCCTGCCGCTTCACCCCGAGTACCGCACGCAACCGAACGTCTACTACATCCCGCCGTTCGCGCCGCCGCAGCACTCCGAGGACGGCGAGACGGTGGACGTGGACCGCATCCCCCGAACCTACCTCGAGGAACTGTTCGGCGAGGGGGTCCACGACGCCCTCGACACCATCGAACGGGAACGCGAGAAGGTGGACCGCGGCGGGGAGAGCGAACTGCTCGACATGCTGACCGACACGAATCCGGCGCGGAAGTACCGGCTGGAGGTCTTCGATGACGAGTGA
- a CDS encoding nitrate reductase subunit alpha, translating to MDDDRRPTDGAADGPAVGDPAGTNVPVSRRGFLKGVGLASVLGVGSASASDDSLFAMDGLQPVDDPIGDYPYRDWEDLYREQWDWDSVARSTHSVNCTGSCSWNVYVKNGQVWREEQAGDYPRFDESVPDPNPRGCQKGACYTDYVNAEQRIKHPLKRVGERGEGKWQRISWDDALTEIAEHVVEEVQAGRYDAISGFTPIPAMSPVSFAGGSRLVNLLGGVSHSFYDWYSDLPPGQPITWGTQTDNAESADWYNADYIVAWGSNINVTRIPDAKYFLEAGYDGTKRVGVFTDYSQTAIHTDEWLSPDPGTDTALALGMAQTIVREELYDEAHLKEQTDVPLLVREDTGKFLRASDVPAVSTDADRPEWMLLMLDAEGTLREAPGSLGERDGQKDYSKSIELDFDPRLDAETTVRTTDGPVQVRTVWNELREELSEYDPETVHETTGVGRETYQRVAREFADVDRAKIIHGKGVNDWYHNDLGNRAIQLLVTLTGNLGRQGTGLDHYVGQEKIWTFHGWKTLSFPTGSVRGVPTTLWTYYHAGILDNTDPDTAAKIREAIDEGWMPVYPAEREDGSRPDPTTMFVWRGNYFNQAKGNVAVEEELWPKLDLVVDVNFRMDSTAMYSDIVLPTASHYEKHDLSMTDMHTYVHPFTPAVEPLGESKTDWQIFRELAAKIQEVATERGVDPVPDRTFDREIDLQSIHDDYVRDWATGEEGALAEDRAACEYILEHSAESNPEGTDEQITFADTVEQPKRLLEAGDHWTSDIEEGEAYAPWKDFVQDKNPWPTVTGRQQYYIDHDWFLELGEQLPTHKEGPTNTGGDYPMEYNTPHGRWSIHSTWRDSEKMLRLQRGEPVVYLHPQDAEERGIEDGDTVEVFNDLASVELQAKLYPSSQRGTARMFFAWERFQFPDDTNFNSLVPMYMKPTQLVQYPEDTGEHLYFFPNYWGPTGVNSDVRVDVRKPGGDGG from the coding sequence ATGGACGACGACCGGCGACCGACAGACGGGGCCGCGGACGGCCCCGCCGTCGGCGACCCGGCGGGCACCAACGTCCCCGTCTCCCGCCGCGGGTTCCTGAAGGGCGTCGGACTCGCCTCCGTCCTCGGCGTCGGGTCCGCGTCGGCGTCGGACGACTCGCTGTTCGCGATGGACGGCCTGCAACCGGTGGACGACCCCATCGGCGACTACCCCTATCGCGACTGGGAGGACCTCTACCGCGAGCAGTGGGACTGGGACTCGGTCGCCCGGTCGACGCACAGCGTCAACTGCACGGGCAGTTGCTCGTGGAACGTCTACGTGAAGAACGGACAGGTGTGGCGCGAGGAACAGGCCGGCGACTACCCCCGCTTCGACGAGTCCGTGCCGGACCCGAACCCGCGCGGGTGCCAGAAGGGGGCCTGCTACACCGACTACGTCAACGCCGAACAGCGAATCAAACACCCCCTCAAGCGCGTCGGCGAACGCGGCGAGGGGAAGTGGCAGCGCATCTCGTGGGACGACGCGCTCACCGAGATAGCCGAACACGTGGTCGAGGAGGTGCAGGCGGGCCGGTACGACGCCATCAGCGGCTTCACGCCGATTCCGGCGATGAGTCCCGTCTCGTTCGCCGGCGGGTCGCGCCTCGTCAACCTCCTCGGCGGAGTCAGCCACTCCTTCTACGACTGGTACTCCGACCTGCCGCCGGGCCAACCCATCACGTGGGGCACGCAGACGGACAACGCCGAGAGCGCCGACTGGTACAACGCCGACTACATCGTCGCGTGGGGGTCGAACATCAACGTCACGCGCATCCCCGACGCGAAGTACTTCCTCGAAGCGGGCTACGACGGGACGAAACGCGTCGGCGTGTTCACCGACTACTCGCAGACGGCCATCCACACCGACGAGTGGCTGAGTCCCGACCCCGGCACCGACACGGCCCTCGCTCTCGGGATGGCGCAGACCATCGTTCGCGAGGAACTGTACGACGAGGCGCACCTGAAGGAGCAGACGGACGTGCCCCTCCTCGTCCGCGAGGACACGGGCAAGTTCCTCCGCGCGAGCGACGTTCCCGCCGTCAGCACGGACGCCGACCGTCCCGAGTGGATGCTCCTGATGCTCGACGCCGAGGGGACCCTCCGCGAGGCGCCCGGGTCGCTGGGCGAACGCGACGGCCAGAAGGACTACTCGAAGTCCATCGAACTCGACTTCGACCCGCGACTCGACGCGGAGACGACGGTGCGGACGACGGACGGTCCGGTGCAGGTCCGGACGGTGTGGAACGAACTCCGCGAGGAACTCTCGGAGTACGACCCCGAGACGGTCCACGAGACGACGGGCGTCGGCCGGGAGACGTACCAGCGAGTCGCCCGCGAGTTCGCCGACGTCGACCGCGCGAAGATAATCCACGGCAAGGGGGTCAACGACTGGTATCACAACGACCTCGGCAACCGCGCCATCCAACTGCTCGTCACGCTGACGGGCAACCTCGGTCGGCAGGGGACCGGCCTCGACCACTACGTCGGCCAGGAGAAGATATGGACGTTCCACGGGTGGAAGACGCTCTCGTTCCCGACGGGAAGCGTCCGCGGCGTGCCGACGACGCTGTGGACGTACTACCACGCCGGCATCCTCGACAACACCGACCCCGACACCGCCGCGAAGATACGCGAGGCCATCGACGAGGGGTGGATGCCCGTCTACCCCGCCGAACGCGAGGACGGGTCCCGCCCCGACCCGACGACGATGTTCGTCTGGCGGGGGAACTACTTCAACCAGGCGAAGGGCAACGTCGCCGTCGAGGAGGAGTTGTGGCCGAAACTCGACCTCGTGGTGGACGTGAACTTCCGCATGGACTCGACGGCGATGTACTCCGACATCGTGCTGCCGACGGCGAGTCACTACGAGAAGCACGACCTGTCGATGACGGACATGCACACGTACGTCCACCCGTTCACGCCCGCGGTGGAACCGCTGGGCGAGTCGAAGACGGACTGGCAGATATTCCGCGAACTCGCCGCGAAGATTCAGGAAGTCGCCACCGAACGCGGCGTCGACCCCGTCCCCGACCGGACGTTCGACCGCGAGATAGACCTCCAGTCGATTCACGACGACTACGTCCGCGACTGGGCCACCGGCGAGGAGGGGGCACTCGCCGAGGACCGCGCGGCCTGCGAGTATATCCTCGAACACTCCGCGGAGTCGAACCCCGAGGGCACCGACGAGCAGATAACGTTCGCCGACACCGTCGAACAGCCGAAACGACTGCTCGAAGCGGGCGACCACTGGACCTCCGACATCGAGGAGGGGGAGGCGTACGCGCCGTGGAAGGACTTCGTGCAGGACAAGAACCCGTGGCCGACGGTGACGGGCCGCCAGCAGTACTACATCGACCACGACTGGTTCCTCGAACTCGGCGAGCAGTTACCCACGCACAAGGAGGGGCCGACGAACACGGGCGGCGACTACCCGATGGAGTACAACACGCCGCACGGCCGGTGGTCCATCCACTCGACGTGGCGCGACAGCGAGAAGATGCTCCGCCTGCAACGCGGCGAACCGGTCGTCTATCTCCACCCGCAGGACGCGGAGGAACGGGGCATCGAGGACGGCGACACCGTCGAGGTGTTCAACGACCTCGCGTCGGTCGAACTGCAGGCGAAACTCTATCCGAGCAGTCAGCGCGGCACCGCCCGGATGTTCTTCGCGTGGGAGCGGTTCCAGTTCCCCGACGACACGAACTTCAACTCGCTCGTCCCGATGTACATGAAACCGACGCAGTTGGTGCAGTACCCCGAAGACACCGGCGAACACCTGTACTTCTTCCCCAACTACTGGGGACCGACGGGGGTCAACAGCGACGTCCGCGTGGACGTGCGGAAGCCGGGAGGTGACGGCGGATGA
- a CDS encoding cytochrome b, translating to MSRTDRLAERAGDAGRRTYDWLDSRFDLDTGRTFLGKAFPAEDSFLLGEVALFCFLVLVLTGMFLGMFFEPSTSDVEYEGSVAAFQGEEVPEAFASVLHITYDIPFGMFIRRMHHWAAHLFVASIGLHMLRVFFTGAYRNPREPNWVVGTGLAGLAMGAAYTGYALPFDEFAATATGIGYNLATSVPFVGGVVGKVVFGGEFPSSATIPRLYFLHVLVIPAAIAVLLAIHMAILVRQKHTEAPRDDDVRGPSPPHDAREAAAASDGGTDATVAREDDSVVVGLPAFPNQAAVSAVVFFLTLATLATLGGFFPVHNIAEYGPNDPAGTPELIMPDWFLMWVYGFLKLLPSWMSFTIPVVGVHVSTEFVGGVLLPTLVFGAVAVWPFVDYHERQVHFTANPLDRPWQTAVGVAAIQFIMIASIAGMNNLLARALNVGTGVVNPILSVALLVVPAASGLLTYRLLRDDDASGESSDATADDAADSSEVGGR from the coding sequence ATGTCCCGCACGGACCGACTCGCCGAACGGGCGGGCGACGCCGGGAGGCGGACGTACGACTGGCTGGACAGCCGATTCGATCTCGACACCGGACGGACGTTCCTCGGGAAGGCGTTCCCCGCCGAGGACTCGTTCCTGCTCGGCGAGGTGGCGCTGTTCTGCTTCCTCGTCCTCGTCCTGACGGGGATGTTCCTCGGGATGTTCTTCGAGCCCTCGACCAGCGACGTGGAGTACGAGGGCAGCGTCGCGGCGTTCCAGGGCGAGGAGGTGCCCGAGGCGTTCGCCAGCGTCCTGCACATCACCTACGACATCCCGTTCGGGATGTTCATCCGGCGGATGCACCACTGGGCGGCCCACCTGTTCGTCGCCTCCATCGGCTTGCACATGCTCCGCGTGTTCTTCACCGGGGCGTACCGCAACCCGCGCGAACCGAACTGGGTCGTCGGCACCGGCCTCGCCGGGTTGGCGATGGGCGCGGCGTACACGGGGTACGCGCTCCCGTTCGACGAGTTCGCCGCGACGGCGACGGGCATCGGCTACAACCTCGCCACCTCCGTCCCGTTCGTCGGCGGCGTCGTGGGGAAAGTGGTGTTCGGCGGGGAGTTCCCCTCCAGCGCGACCATCCCGCGACTGTACTTCCTCCACGTGCTCGTCATCCCGGCGGCCATCGCCGTCCTGCTGGCGATACACATGGCGATTCTCGTCAGACAGAAGCACACCGAGGCCCCCCGAGACGACGACGTTCGCGGGCCGTCGCCGCCGCACGACGCGCGAGAGGCCGCGGCCGCGAGCGACGGCGGTACCGACGCCACCGTCGCGCGCGAGGACGACAGCGTCGTCGTCGGCCTCCCGGCGTTCCCGAATCAGGCGGCCGTCAGCGCGGTCGTGTTCTTCCTGACGCTGGCGACGCTGGCGACGCTGGGCGGGTTCTTCCCGGTCCACAACATCGCGGAGTACGGGCCGAACGACCCCGCGGGGACGCCGGAACTCATCATGCCGGACTGGTTCCTGATGTGGGTGTACGGCTTCCTGAAGCTCCTCCCGTCGTGGATGAGCTTCACGATACCCGTCGTCGGCGTCCACGTCTCGACGGAGTTCGTCGGCGGCGTGTTGCTCCCGACGCTGGTGTTCGGCGCCGTCGCCGTCTGGCCGTTCGTGGACTACCACGAGCGACAGGTCCACTTCACCGCGAACCCGCTGGACCGACCGTGGCAGACGGCCGTCGGCGTCGCGGCGATTCAGTTCATCATGATCGCCTCCATCGCGGGGATGAACAACCTGCTGGCGCGGGCGCTGAACGTCGGCACCGGCGTCGTGAACCCGATTCTCTCCGTCGCGCTGTTGGTCGTCCCGGCCGCGTCGGGACTGCTGACGTACCGCCTCCTGCGAGACGACGACGCGAGCGGGGAATCGAGCGACGCGACTGCGGACGACGCCGCCGACTCCTCGGAGGTGGGGGGTCGATGA
- a CDS encoding QcrA and Rieske domain-containing protein, with product MTGGHDGADAGACDDCCSDCPDGGDPHHPSIFTDDRAVARRDYAKVLATVGGLTAVASLAAPLSGLTRVFERSYTGPVYSDGIYLVDGEGERVTESALAEGERTTVFPEPRPGIERAPTLLVRHPEDAYGGDTKLEFTVAGYAAYSKVCTHAGCMVSNEEGETLVCPCHFGKFDPTAGAKVVGGPPPRALPQLPITLSNDGYLVATGDFEGPVGAGGE from the coding sequence ATGACCGGCGGTCACGACGGGGCCGACGCGGGGGCGTGCGATGACTGTTGTTCGGACTGCCCGGACGGCGGCGACCCACACCACCCGAGCATCTTCACGGACGACCGGGCGGTGGCGCGCCGCGACTACGCGAAGGTGCTCGCCACCGTCGGCGGCCTGACGGCCGTGGCGAGTCTCGCCGCCCCGCTGTCCGGCCTGACGCGGGTGTTCGAGCGGTCGTACACGGGTCCCGTCTACTCCGACGGCATCTACCTCGTGGACGGCGAGGGCGAACGCGTCACCGAGTCCGCACTCGCCGAGGGCGAGCGAACGACGGTGTTCCCCGAACCCCGCCCCGGCATCGAGCGAGCGCCGACGTTGCTCGTCAGACACCCAGAGGACGCCTACGGCGGCGACACGAAACTGGAGTTCACCGTCGCCGGCTACGCCGCGTACTCGAAAGTCTGCACGCACGCGGGCTGTATGGTGTCGAACGAGGAGGGCGAGACGCTCGTCTGCCCGTGTCACTTCGGGAAGTTCGACCCCACCGCGGGGGCGAAAGTCGTCGGCGGCCCGCCGCCGCGTGCCCTCCCGCAGTTACCCATCACGCTCTCGAACGACGGCTACCTCGTCGCCACGGGCGACTTCGAGGGCCCCGTCGGGGCGGGTGGTGAGTGA
- a CDS encoding helix-turn-helix domain-containing protein, protein MTARGVHAEVEIVSCSACRIGNMADRETDISEISRSTIPADDTVTVDFRADADAEFEDADEVFRYGDTAVYRFECEAGTTPACPCEFVECRGCPVQSFRTTDGAVVLLFVARDVDHLRGIVLDLREQFPDVSLRRLTRSRDPDAGDDLVLLDRESLTARQREVLTTAHRMGYFSHPKDANATEVAGALDINRSTFAEHLSAAQSKLLDSILEA, encoded by the coding sequence ATGACGGCCCGAGGGGTACACGCGGAGGTGGAAATCGTCAGCTGCTCCGCCTGTCGAATCGGGAACATGGCGGACAGGGAGACGGATATATCGGAGATATCGCGCTCGACGATACCCGCGGACGACACCGTCACGGTGGACTTCCGCGCGGACGCCGACGCCGAGTTCGAGGACGCAGACGAGGTGTTCCGGTACGGTGACACCGCCGTCTACCGGTTCGAGTGCGAAGCGGGCACGACGCCGGCCTGTCCGTGCGAGTTCGTCGAGTGCAGGGGCTGTCCGGTCCAGTCCTTCCGGACCACCGACGGCGCCGTCGTCCTCCTGTTCGTCGCTCGGGACGTCGACCACCTCCGGGGGATAGTACTCGACCTCAGAGAGCAGTTCCCGGACGTGTCGCTGCGTCGTCTCACCCGTTCGCGTGACCCCGACGCGGGCGACGACCTGGTCCTCCTCGACCGAGAGTCGCTCACCGCCCGACAGCGCGAAGTGCTCACGACGGCCCACCGGATGGGCTACTTCTCCCACCCGAAAGACGCCAACGCGACCGAAGTCGCGGGCGCCCTCGACATCAACCGCTCGACGTTCGCCGAACACCTCTCGGCCGCGCAGTCGAAACTGCTGGACAGCATCCTCGAAGCCTGA